CAACCCTACGACCAGGGCGGGCCGTGCAATGTGGTTGATGGAACATCACGGCGGCGGCCGTCGCGGCACACAGTATCAGGCGGCGGAGGCGTCAGCGCCAGAGGAAGCCGGCGGGTCGAGGCGGCCGGAAAGGGGTGTTCAGAGCGCCATTTTTCGGGCCGGATCGTGGAAATGACGGCACATCTCCGCGCTCGCAGAGGGTGGTGGCGACCCGGTAAGGTCAGGCCCGACTGCCCCCGGAGCCGCACATGTTCACCCGTCGCACGTTTCTGACCGCCAGCGGCGGCATCGTCTTCGCCGGCGGCCTGCTTCTCGCCGGCGACGCTCCACGTTCCGCGGGAGCCGTGCTGTTGCCGTCCCCGTCCGGGGGCGATGACACGGCCGCGCTCAATGCCGCGCTCCGCGCCGGCGCCGGCGGTCTGGTCCGGGGGCCGCGCGGCGCCCACTACCAGGTCAGCGCGCCTCTCGTGGTCCACAGTGGCACCACGGTGATCATGTCAGGGTGCCGGGTGACCCTGGTGGCCGGCAGCGCGTGCAACCTCCTCACCAACGCCGCGGTGGCCGCCGGCGGGCGGGACCGGGACATCACCGTCGTCGGCGGCACCTGGGTACGGGCACACGGCGTCGGCGGCACCGGGCCGGACCTGCACAGCCTCCGCTGGCGGCGGGTGGATGGCCTCGCGCTCAAGGGGCTGGCGGTCGAGACCGCCAGCGACAAGTACGCGATCTCCCTCGGTGACGTGACGGACGCCACTGTCGCCCGGATTAGGTTCGCCACGCACTCCGACGGTGTACACATCCAGGGACCGGCCGCACGCACCACGATCTCCGGCATCCGGGGCACCACGGGTGACGACACCGTCGCCATCACACCCCGAGACTGGCAGGCCTACGACGACGTCTGGGGGCCGGTCACCGACACCGTCATCGAGGACGTCAACGCGGCCTCGCTGGCGGCACTGGTCAAGGTGCTCGGCGGGTCGCCGGAGACGGCGGCGCTGCGCACCACAGTCCGGGGCGTCACCGGCCTGGCCGGCAACAACGTCATCTGGGTCGGGGACGACACCGCGGACTGGCGCACCACCGGCGGTCGGGTCGACGACCTGCTCGTGGAGGGGATCGCGGCGGCCACCCTGCCCGGCCGGGGCGGCGTGCTGCACGTCAACGGCTCGGCGGTGGGCACGGTGCGCGTGCGCGGGGTGCGCGTCGAGGGCCCCGGCCGGGACCAGCCGCAGGTACGCGTCGCGCCGCTGCGTCCCGCCACCGTCGACGCGCTCACCGTCGAGGACGTCGACGTCGAGCAGCTCGGCCCGGTCCCGCTGGTGGCGGTTGGCCCGACGGCGACGGTCCGACGGCTGCTGCTGGACGGGGTGACCGTGGCGGGCACATCAGCGGGCACGTCGGCCGGGGCCTCCCCCAGCGCGTCGATCGCCCAGGTCGCCGGCGTCGTGGACGACCTGACCGTGCGGGCCGTCAGCATGGCGGCCGCTGCCGACAGCCACCTGCTCGACCTGCCCGGCTGGGCGGCGGACGCCACGGTTCGCCGGGCGGACCTCACCGATCTCCGGGTGGTGGGTGGTGGCCTCGTCACCGCCATCGCGGGCACGCACACCTTGCCTCGGGTGGACGTGGCGAACGCGATAACCGTCGGCATGGCCTGGCTCGTGGACCTCAACACCCGCACCGACCTGCACCTGTCGAACGTGACCATGGAGGAGACTCCCGGCGGAGTTGTGAACGTGCGCGGTCACGGCGCCGCCGTCGTGCACGGCTCCGGTCTGCGATCCACGCCCGGCTCCCGGGGCGTGGCGATCGCCGCCGGAGGCTCGCTGGTCTCGTACGCGCCGGACCTGGCCGTCGACGTCAGCGAACTCGTCCGCGCCGACGGCAGCCGGGCCACCAACACCAATCCGCGACTGTCATGCGGGACGGGCCCGGTCGTGTGCGCCGGGTTGACCTGGCAGCACGTGGAGACCGGCGCCACCTACTGACGCAGCCGCCGGGTCAGAGCGCCTTGCGGGACAACACCCGCCGAAGGTCGGCCGTGGTGAGCGCGCGCGACACCAGCACCGCTCCGCCAAACAGACCGGCCGCCAACAGCGCCTCCCCCTGCCACGGGATCGGCGCCAGCCACAGCCCGAGGATCGTGACGGCGGCGACGGCGAGAACGCTCGCCATTTCCCGTACCGGAAGGCGCGAGGCCATCGCCCGGGCGGCCAGCAGGCACGTCGCGACGCCGATGACGAACTCGGTGCCGGCCGCGACCGCCGCCGCGCCCGTGGCCCCCCAGCGGGCGCAGGCCCAGAACTGGGCCGCCACGTTGAGCACCGCGACCGCGACGGTCAGCACCGCGATCGGCCGTACGACGCCCAGCGCGGAGCAGATCGTCGTACCGACGTAGCCGAGGGTAACCCCGACGAATGCCACCGCGAGCAGCACCAGCGGTCTGACCGCCGGACCGAAGTCGTCGCCGTACAGGTAGGCGACGAGCACCGGGGCCAGCGCGATCAGCAGCACCGCCGTGCCGGCACCGACCACGACGCCGGTGCGCGTCGCCAGACTGAAGATCACGTTGCGGCGGTGGGCGTCCATGGTCATGCTGGTCGCCACGATCGGCAGGAGCGGAGCCACCAGCATGGCCGGGCCGAGCTGGGCGACGTCGAGGAATTTGTACGCGGCGGAGTAGTAGCCCACCTCGGCCGCGCCTTGAAGGTGGAACAGGATCACCGAGCCGAGCCGGTAGTAGACCATGACGGCCAGCGAGCTGATCGCCAGCGGCCAGCTCAGCGCGAAGATCCGACCGGCCTCCGTCCAGGACGGCCGGCCGAGCGGCACGAGCCGCCGATTGATGGCCACGCCCACGCAGGTCTGCAGCGCGACGACCGCGACGAACAACCAGGCGAGCAGCACGACGTCACCACCGGTGCGGGCGACGACGACCACCGCGACCAGCCAGAGGAGACCCTGGACGAGCGCGAGGAAGGACGACACCTCGGGCCGGAAACGGGCCGTGGCCCCGGCCGTGAGGACGGACGCCGCCGACAGCGGGGTCGCGACGGCCACGACGGCGACCACGCCGCTGGAGTCACCGAACAGTCCCACGGCGGCGGCGACGAGCAGCCCGACGGTCGCGGCCAGCGCCACCGACGTGCGGATGACCAGACCGGTGGTCAGGATGCGACCGGCGGATGCGCTCTCCCGCGCGATCCGGGAACTCACCGTGATCGTCGTGCCCATGTCGGCGACCTGCGCCGCTGCGGTGCCGAGGGTGAGGGCGAGGGAGAACACGCCGTACCCGTCGGGGTTCAGGTAACGGGCCAGCACCGACGTGGTCGC
This genomic stretch from Micromonospora krabiensis harbors:
- a CDS encoding oligosaccharide flippase family protein, which gives rise to MTSPGETTTETADADAGAVAAPAATAQAGPSRSARGLSTATAISLGLRLVGLVVGMATTSVLARYLNPDGYGVFSLALTLGTAAAQVADMGTTITVSSRIARESASAGRILTTGLVIRTSVALAATVGLLVAAAVGLFGDSSGVVAVVAVATPLSAASVLTAGATARFRPEVSSFLALVQGLLWLVAVVVVARTGGDVVLLAWLFVAVVALQTCVGVAINRRLVPLGRPSWTEAGRIFALSWPLAISSLAVMVYYRLGSVILFHLQGAAEVGYYSAAYKFLDVAQLGPAMLVAPLLPIVATSMTMDAHRRNVIFSLATRTGVVVGAGTAVLLIALAPVLVAYLYGDDFGPAVRPLVLLAVAFVGVTLGYVGTTICSALGVVRPIAVLTVAVAVLNVAAQFWACARWGATGAAAVAAGTEFVIGVATCLLAARAMASRLPVREMASVLAVAAVTILGLWLAPIPWQGEALLAAGLFGGAVLVSRALTTADLRRVLSRKAL